A genome region from Pseudanabaena sp. Chao 1811 includes the following:
- a CDS encoding branched-chain amino acid ABC transporter permease — protein MIEYITTLVINAAIFALFSLGLNLQWGFAGLVNFGHVAFMTVGAYTTVLLSLNGVPWFLAFLIAAAIAGLLGILIGSTALKLREDYLGIVTIGVSEMVRLFVNNEEWLTKGTGGVQDFPLPLVNIVARQNYSFILAALLIVVVAIIYWRLEWLVRSPWGRVLKAIREDEEVVKALGKNVFWYKLQAFAIGGAIGGMAGAFYAWQLTTVYPDNFIPLITFQAWTIVTIGGAGNNLGVILGAALFQFYNAVPRFLPEQIRADGGRFEAIQLILIGLTLIILMLWRPQGILGNKDELTLNR, from the coding sequence ATGATCGAATACATCACAACACTTGTTATCAATGCAGCAATCTTTGCTCTATTTAGTCTTGGACTCAATCTGCAATGGGGTTTCGCAGGATTAGTCAATTTTGGGCATGTTGCCTTTATGACTGTCGGTGCATATACCACCGTTTTACTAAGCCTCAATGGTGTGCCTTGGTTCCTTGCTTTTTTAATAGCCGCCGCGATCGCAGGTTTACTCGGCATCCTCATTGGCAGCACAGCACTCAAACTGCGCGAGGATTATCTTGGTATCGTCACCATTGGTGTATCGGAAATGGTGCGCCTCTTTGTCAATAACGAAGAATGGCTGACCAAAGGTACAGGTGGCGTACAGGACTTTCCGCTTCCACTGGTCAATATTGTGGCTCGTCAGAACTATTCCTTTATTCTAGCTGCCCTATTAATAGTTGTCGTGGCGATCATTTATTGGCGCTTGGAATGGCTAGTGCGATCGCCTTGGGGAAGAGTCCTCAAAGCGATCCGTGAAGATGAGGAAGTGGTTAAGGCGCTGGGCAAAAATGTATTTTGGTATAAGTTACAAGCCTTTGCGATCGGTGGTGCGATCGGTGGTATGGCAGGTGCATTCTATGCTTGGCAATTAACCACGGTCTATCCCGATAACTTTATTCCCCTGATTACATTCCAAGCATGGACAATCGTGACCATTGGCGGTGCTGGCAATAACCTTGGCGTGATCCTTGGCGCAGCATTATTTCAGTTTTACAATGCTGTACCCAGATTTCTCCCTGAACAAATACGTGCCGATGGTGGCAGATTTGAAGCAATTCAGTTAATTTTAATTGGCTTGACCTTAATTATCCTGATGCTCTGGCGACCACAGGGAATTTTAGGCAATAAAGATGAATTAACTTTGAACAGATAA